From the genome of Mixophyes fleayi isolate aMixFle1 chromosome 2, aMixFle1.hap1, whole genome shotgun sequence, one region includes:
- the IGSF11 gene encoding immunoglobulin superfamily member 11: protein MRSSGSWGIWLVLGAVTGLRGLVTALQVIIDKENIQVARGQSAGLLCTFTTSAALTNLNIIWTVTPLSNANQPEQIIIYQGGQVFTTAAQFQGRVGFMQTMPNTNASIYINNTQLSDTGTYQCMVNNFPDRALRNIGVVGFTVLVPPSDPLCSVQGSLDVGSDITLTCRSEEGIPRPTYLWEKLNNNHALPASLTQDQFQGTILLKNISTASSGRYQCVSSNLMGSQTCLLDLQVVAPQHHSMGLIAGAVAGGILLLVVCIAVVAVGLSYWRNKHKEEEDEIPNEIREDDLPPKCSSSTKVFHPDASSSEHDTLTSTNTFNGHYWNNKSNYSSGSYVHYNCNGCRQSTARSVIGHPRPTYANGGQASSGPPKTLVVTANTAPSPKAGARSNGTAGRKAKPSQTRSYAVSQATLERIGAVPVMIPAQSRAGSLV from the exons GTCTAGTGACGGCCCTGCAGGTGATCATAGACAAAGAGAATATACAGGTGGCGCGTGGTCAGTCTGCGGGACTGTTATGCACTTTCACCACTAGTGCGGCGCTCACGAACCTCAACATTATCTGGACGGTGACTCCGTTGTCCAATGCCAACCAACCTGAACAG ATCATTATTTACCAGGGCGGGCAGGTTTTCACCACCGCGGCGCAGTTTCAAGGACGAGTGGGTTTTATGCAAACCATGCCAAACACCAACGCCTCCATATACATCAACAACACTCAGCTGTCCGATACAGGGACCTACCAGTGTATGGTCAACAACTTCCCGGACCGAGCACTGCGCAATATCGGCGTAGTGGGATTTACCGTTTTAG TGCCTCCCTCTGACCCACTTTGCAGCGTTCAGGGTTCCCTAGATGTCGGGAGTGACATAACTCTGACTTGCCGCTCGGAGGAAGGGATCCCCAGGCCGACGTACCTATGGGAGAAGCTGAACAACAATCACGCCCTCCCAGCATCTCTGACACAAG ACCAGTTCCAAGGTACTATTTTACTGAAGAATATTAGCACTGCATCCTCAGGGCGATATCAGTGTGTATCATCCAACCTTATGGGTTCCCAAACCTGCCTTTTAGACCTTCAAGTTGTCGCAC CTCAGCATCATAGTATGGGGCTGATCGCTGGAGCCGTCGCTGGGGGAATCTTGCTGCTGGTCGTCTGTATAGCAGTAGTGGCTGTTGGGTTATCTTACTGGAGGAATAAGCATAAAGAAGAGGAAGACGAGATACCTAATGAGATAAG AGAGGACGATCTTCCTCCAAAGTGCTCCTCTTCTACCAAAGTCTTTCACCCGGATGCCTCCTCCTCCGAGCATGATACGCTGACGTCCACCAACACCTTCAACGGTCACTACTGGAATAATAAGTCCAATTACTCCTCTGGTTCTTATGTCCACTACAACTGCAATGGCTGCCGCCAGTCCACTGCTCGTTCAGTCATCGGTCACCCGAGACCTACGTACGCCAACGGTGGACAGGCGTCGTCAGGTCCTCCAAAGACATTGGTGGTGACGGCCAACACGGCCCCTTCTCCGAAGGCCGGAGCGAGAAGCAACGGCACCGCTGGGAGAAAAGCCAAGCCGTCCCAAACCAGGTCTTACGCCGTCAGCCAGGCCACGTTGGAGAGGATAGGTGCCGTTCCGGTAATGATTCCGGCACAGAGCAGAGCTGGGTCCCTCGTATAG